From Rudanella lutea DSM 19387, a single genomic window includes:
- a CDS encoding PVC-type heme-binding CxxCH protein translates to MSKPLKRNVFTLILGIGLALIGFSAFQSGAPEALTLQPGSRIVLLGNNLGSRMFHFPHFETELYLRFPQHNLIIRNMCDAGDTPGFRPSPSRANPWAFPGAEKFQTELANPSASEGHLESHDAWITRAGADVILAFFGYNESFNGPAGLPTFQAELDAFVKHTLAQRYNGKTPPQLVLVSPIAFEDLSDRFDLPNGQTQNANLLRYAQAMQQVARQNGIRCIDVFTPSQNWYAQTKEPLTIDGCQLNAAGYAKLATLLADQVFGNAKTDPARRAAVDEAVLEKNWMWHNDVKIPNGVHVYGRRYNPFGPDNYPAEIEKIRQLTAIRDTAIWRTVQGQPFDLAAADARTRALPTVKTNFNPERNGSLTYLYGADALAKLKVAPGYRIELFASEQEFPDLAKPVQMTFDNKGRLWVAVMPSYPHYKPGDAKPDDKILILEDTNNDGKADKQTIFARGLHLPLGFELAAEGVYVSQGPNLVLLTDTNGDDRADGREILLSGFDDHDTHHNSHAFTVDPSGAIYSGEGVFLHTNVETPYGPVRATNGGFYRYAPQIKKLERTAQLSIPNPWGIAFDDWGQPFFAETSSPDVRWMLPGTVLPRYGQATHKSVQLIEEAHRVRPTSGLEFVSSRHFPEEVQGDFLINNTIGFLGTKQHRLEDDGTGYKSRHRQDLLVSDDRNFRPVDMEFAPDGSLYVIDWHNILIGHMQHNARDPLRDHVHGRVYRITYPGRPLVRPARIAGAPIDTLLANLTLPEYRSRYRTRRELRGRPAAQVVAGVKKWVAGLNPADARYEHHLLEGLWVTWGANRVDAPLLRRLLKANDYRVRAAAVQVLRYTGHQVPDQAALLASAADDPNSRVRLMAIVAASWLKPSQGLPILARAGAKPLDDWMVHAHRTAVAHLQGMNVKEAQAKETVAANNLKGAELALYNRGKAIYSKEGYCGTCHQADGRGLAASGFPPLAGTNWVVGSEDRLIKLALKGLLGPIEVGGKTYPGQVPMTPFGGLLKDDELAAVLTYVRNSFGNRAGAITADQVKRVRGATAGKTDFYSPEQLLKEHPMEK, encoded by the coding sequence ATGAGCAAGCCGCTGAAAAGAAATGTATTTACGTTAATTCTGGGCATTGGCCTGGCCCTGATCGGGTTCAGTGCGTTCCAGTCGGGAGCCCCCGAGGCTCTGACTTTGCAACCGGGTAGCCGCATCGTGTTGCTGGGCAACAACCTCGGCTCCCGCATGTTCCACTTTCCCCACTTCGAGACCGAGCTTTACCTCCGATTCCCCCAGCACAACCTCATCATCCGCAACATGTGCGATGCGGGCGATACCCCCGGCTTCCGACCCAGCCCCAGCCGCGCTAACCCCTGGGCCTTCCCCGGTGCCGAAAAGTTCCAGACTGAGCTGGCCAATCCCTCGGCCAGTGAAGGTCACCTCGAATCCCACGATGCGTGGATAACCCGCGCCGGGGCCGACGTTATCCTGGCCTTTTTCGGCTACAACGAGTCCTTCAACGGACCCGCCGGCCTGCCCACCTTCCAGGCCGAACTCGACGCCTTTGTCAAGCACACCCTCGCCCAGCGCTACAACGGCAAAACACCGCCCCAGCTGGTGCTCGTCTCGCCCATTGCCTTCGAAGACCTCTCCGACCGCTTCGACCTGCCCAACGGACAGACCCAAAACGCTAACCTGCTCCGCTACGCCCAGGCCATGCAGCAGGTGGCCCGCCAGAACGGCATTCGCTGCATCGATGTGTTCACCCCCTCCCAGAACTGGTACGCCCAGACCAAAGAGCCCCTGACCATCGACGGCTGCCAGCTCAACGCGGCTGGCTACGCCAAGCTGGCCACCCTGCTGGCCGACCAAGTCTTCGGCAACGCTAAAACCGACCCGGCCCGCCGGGCGGCTGTGGATGAGGCTGTGCTCGAAAAAAACTGGATGTGGCACAACGACGTCAAAATCCCCAACGGCGTGCACGTCTACGGTCGGCGGTATAACCCCTTCGGGCCCGACAACTATCCCGCCGAGATCGAGAAGATCCGCCAGCTGACGGCTATCCGCGACACGGCCATCTGGCGCACGGTGCAGGGCCAGCCGTTTGATCTGGCCGCGGCCGACGCCCGCACGCGGGCCCTGCCTACGGTGAAGACCAACTTCAACCCTGAGCGCAACGGCAGCCTGACCTACCTCTACGGGGCCGATGCCCTGGCCAAGCTCAAAGTGGCCCCCGGCTACCGCATCGAGCTGTTTGCTTCGGAACAGGAGTTCCCCGATCTGGCCAAGCCCGTGCAGATGACCTTCGACAATAAGGGCCGCCTGTGGGTGGCGGTGATGCCCAGCTACCCCCACTACAAGCCCGGCGATGCCAAGCCCGACGACAAGATTCTTATTCTGGAAGACACGAACAACGACGGCAAGGCCGACAAGCAGACGATCTTCGCCCGGGGTCTGCACCTGCCGCTGGGCTTCGAGCTGGCCGCTGAGGGCGTGTACGTTTCGCAGGGCCCCAACCTGGTGCTGCTGACCGATACCAACGGCGACGACCGGGCCGACGGGCGGGAGATTCTGCTAAGTGGCTTCGACGACCACGACACCCATCATAACAGCCATGCCTTCACGGTGGACCCCTCGGGGGCCATCTACTCGGGCGAAGGGGTATTTCTGCACACCAACGTCGAAACGCCCTACGGGCCGGTGCGTGCCACCAACGGGGGCTTCTACCGCTACGCGCCCCAGATAAAGAAGCTCGAACGCACCGCGCAACTGTCGATTCCTAACCCCTGGGGCATCGCCTTTGATGACTGGGGCCAGCCGTTCTTTGCCGAGACTTCCAGCCCCGACGTGCGCTGGATGCTGCCGGGCACGGTGCTGCCCCGCTACGGACAGGCTACCCACAAGTCGGTGCAGCTGATCGAGGAGGCTCACCGGGTGCGGCCCACCTCAGGGCTGGAGTTTGTCTCGAGCCGCCACTTCCCCGAGGAGGTGCAGGGCGATTTCTTGATCAACAACACGATTGGCTTTTTGGGCACCAAGCAGCACCGGCTCGAAGACGACGGAACGGGCTACAAAAGCCGCCACCGGCAGGACCTGCTGGTGAGCGACGACCGTAACTTCCGGCCGGTGGACATGGAGTTTGCGCCCGATGGGTCGCTGTACGTGATCGACTGGCACAACATTCTGATCGGGCACATGCAGCATAACGCCCGCGACCCCCTGCGCGACCACGTGCACGGTCGGGTGTATCGGATCACCTACCCAGGACGTCCGTTGGTACGGCCGGCCCGGATTGCGGGGGCACCGATAGACACACTGTTGGCCAACCTGACCTTGCCCGAGTACCGCAGCCGCTACCGCACACGCCGGGAGCTACGCGGCCGTCCGGCCGCTCAGGTGGTGGCCGGGGTGAAGAAGTGGGTGGCGGGCCTTAACCCGGCCGATGCCCGCTATGAGCATCATCTGCTGGAAGGGCTGTGGGTAACCTGGGGCGCTAACCGGGTGGATGCCCCGCTGCTGCGCCGGTTGCTGAAGGCGAACGATTACCGGGTGCGGGCTGCGGCCGTGCAGGTGCTGCGGTACACGGGGCATCAGGTGCCCGATCAGGCGGCCCTGCTGGCTTCGGCGGCCGATGACCCCAACAGCCGGGTGCGGCTGATGGCGATCGTGGCAGCCTCGTGGCTCAAGCCGAGTCAGGGGCTACCGATTCTGGCGCGGGCGGGCGCAAAACCGCTTGATGACTGGATGGTGCACGCCCACCGGACAGCGGTGGCGCACCTGCAGGGCATGAACGTGAAAGAAGCGCAGGCCAAAGAGACCGTTGCGGCCAACAACCTGAAAGGAGCGGAGCTGGCGCTCTATAACCGGGGCAAGGCCATTTACAGTAAAGAAGGCTATTGCGGCACCTGCCATCAGGCGGATGGTCGGGGTCTGGCGGCTTCGGGTTTCCCGCCCCTGGCGGGCACCAACTGGGTGGTGGGCAGCGAAGATCGGCTGATCAAGCTGGCGCTGAAGGGTCTGCTGGGTCCGATTGAGGTGGGGGGTAAGACCTACCCGGGTCAGGTACCGATGACGCCGTTTGGGGGTTTGCTGAAGGACGACGAGCTGGCGGCCGTGCTGACGTACGTGCGCAACTCGTTTGGCAACCGGGCGGGAGCGATCACGGCGGACCAGGTGAAGCGGGTACGTGGCGCGACAGCGGGTAAGACGGACTTTTACTCGCCTGAGCAGCTGCTCAAAGAGCACCCCATGGAAAAGTAA
- the ychF gene encoding redox-regulated ATPase YchF, producing MGLQCGIVGLPNVGKSTLFNAISSGKAEAANYPFCTIEPNVGVVTVPDERLNTLEELVKPQKVVPTIIEFVDIAGLVKGASQGAGLGNKFLANIREVDAIVHVIRCFEDENIVHVEGRVDPVFDKEIIDAELQLKDLESVEKKMQRIDKAARVGDAKAKAELELLKQYKAALEAGKSARTVQTSPEEREAAIGDLALLTVKPVIYVANVDEASLPDGNQYSEKLKAAVADEGAEVIVISAGIESQISEMEDPEERELFLGEYGLTESGLSKLIKASYRLLGLITYFTAGVKEVRAWTIHRGWKAPQAAGVIHSDFEKKFIRAQVMKLPDFAQYKTEAGVREAGKLSVEGKEYIVQDGDIMEFLHGA from the coding sequence ATGGGTTTACAATGTGGAATCGTGGGCTTACCCAACGTGGGTAAGTCGACCTTATTCAATGCTATTTCGAGCGGCAAAGCCGAAGCCGCCAACTATCCGTTTTGTACCATCGAGCCCAACGTGGGTGTAGTAACGGTGCCCGACGAACGACTGAACACACTCGAAGAGCTGGTAAAACCACAAAAAGTGGTCCCAACCATCATCGAGTTTGTCGACATTGCCGGCCTCGTGAAAGGAGCCAGTCAAGGGGCAGGTCTGGGTAATAAATTCCTGGCCAACATCCGGGAGGTCGACGCTATTGTGCACGTTATTCGGTGCTTCGAAGACGAAAACATCGTGCACGTGGAAGGCCGCGTAGACCCCGTATTCGACAAGGAGATTATTGATGCTGAGCTGCAACTGAAAGATCTCGAATCAGTCGAGAAAAAGATGCAGCGTATCGACAAAGCCGCCCGCGTTGGCGACGCCAAGGCCAAAGCTGAGCTCGAACTGCTGAAACAATACAAAGCGGCCCTCGAAGCTGGCAAAAGTGCCCGTACCGTGCAGACTTCACCCGAAGAGCGCGAAGCTGCCATCGGCGATTTGGCCCTCCTGACTGTAAAACCGGTTATTTACGTTGCCAATGTCGACGAGGCATCCCTACCCGACGGTAACCAGTACTCCGAAAAACTGAAGGCAGCCGTAGCCGACGAAGGGGCCGAGGTCATTGTAATTTCGGCGGGGATTGAGTCGCAGATTTCCGAAATGGAAGACCCCGAAGAGCGTGAGCTGTTTCTGGGCGAGTACGGCCTCACCGAGTCGGGATTGAGCAAACTGATTAAGGCATCGTACCGGTTGCTGGGTCTGATTACGTATTTCACCGCCGGGGTGAAAGAAGTACGGGCTTGGACCATCCACCGGGGTTGGAAGGCTCCACAAGCCGCGGGTGTCATTCACTCTGATTTTGAGAAGAAGTTTATCCGGGCGCAGGTGATGAAACTCCCCGATTTTGCCCAGTATAAAACCGAAGCGGGTGTCCGCGAGGCCGGTAAGCTATCGGTCGAGGGAAAAGAATATATCGTTCAGGACGGCGACATTATGGAGTTTCTGCACGGCGCGTAA
- a CDS encoding DUF3276 family protein has protein sequence MDEREKEKIYSKRVRAGKRTYFFDVKSTRSNDYYLTITESRRHPQGDGFTYEKHKMFLYKEDFDKFIEALQETIEFVKTDLMPDVDFTQFAHRDEIDEFGTELKWD, from the coding sequence GTGGACGAACGAGAGAAGGAGAAAATCTATTCGAAACGAGTGCGAGCTGGTAAACGTACCTACTTTTTTGACGTAAAATCAACGCGCAGCAACGATTATTACCTAACGATCACCGAAAGCCGTCGGCACCCACAGGGAGATGGCTTTACGTACGAGAAACATAAAATGTTTCTCTACAAAGAAGACTTCGATAAGTTTATAGAGGCCCTTCAGGAAACCATCGAATTCGTAAAAACCGACCTGATGCCCGACGTTGATTTTACCCAGTTTGCTCACCGCGACGAGATTGACGAGTTCGGCACCGAACTCAAATGGGACTAG
- a CDS encoding SusC/RagA family TonB-linked outer membrane protein: protein MKFLSQTVAIGLLAYGVPGLVQAQSISASPTRTESPLLALHSPNVTPAPAGRWVADIVVSGRVVDEKGAGLPGVSVVVKGSTQGTTTDAEGGYRLSVPSAQAQLVFSFVGYLKQEISVGSQTSITVTLTPDDQTLSEVVVVGYGSQRRQDITSAVSVIGMKDIGEQPANNLNQALQGRAPGVVVKQKSGTPGGAFEVRVRGIGSLGAGSDPLYVIDGFAVGTSVGQNLNPNDVESISILKDAASTAIYGARGSNGVVLITTKNAKEGKVGINLSLDYGVQNVPSSRRVKMLNGVEFAQFKKDVFMDGIRYFQKREPAIEEVPIGFRYPEQTKYSTDWFGEILNNNAPYSDMNLTISSGKGPIRSLLSVGYYKEQGSIIKTNYDRFSVRSNMTGQVNKFLNVGLNVNGSYTRQNVANTDGRSALVGGALLMDPREPVRNPDGSLRPYIGGVDGVFGFPNPVFVLNNVSRKRNIFDLLTNAFAEVSILKNLQFRSSVNAKINYNTYREFVPSTIGLSVASGTAGAPPRIATAGETTEQLANYSLDQLLTYTPTIGTDHNLNALVGFTAQQETVRGLSGSANTFPDDLVPFLGAGSIRSSNSYEFGFTLLAYLARVNYSFKDRYLASASFRREGSSRFGTQNKYGDFPAASVGWRISEEPFMPKYAWLNDLKLRASWGVTGNNNIGNYPSLAFVGANNYILDNAFAPGKVVSSFANSELKWEKSNQLDIGMDLSLFNNKLSFTFEYYKKITNDMLLPISIPAVSGFTTSLANIGKVQNRGIELGADYRTNIGAINFRTNANIAFNRSKILAIKGANDMLWYGSFYGGYNVQKVGRPIGMIYGYRKLGIFNTQAEIDASPKQDGVIPGGMKFADTNGDGVITYDTQDMVEIGNPNPAFTWGWTVAADYRKFDLNLLFLGAHDFDIYRNIEASTMNMDGVFNVLDKAKDRWRSPENPGSNPTAKNSQGGTNYFKWSRESSERYVYDGSYIWLKTVTIGYTLPRLRSVLSDARIFVSANNLFLFTKYPGNNPDAGVRGGTELNNDDESYPVPRTFAVGAKFNF from the coding sequence ATGAAATTTCTTTCCCAAACTGTAGCCATAGGCTTGCTCGCCTACGGTGTCCCTGGCCTCGTACAGGCGCAATCAATCTCGGCGAGTCCCACAAGAACAGAGAGCCCGCTTTTAGCCCTCCACAGTCCTAATGTAACACCTGCACCCGCCGGGCGATGGGTGGCCGATATCGTTGTATCGGGTCGGGTGGTCGACGAAAAAGGGGCCGGGTTGCCGGGTGTGAGTGTAGTGGTAAAAGGCTCCACGCAGGGTACCACCACCGACGCCGAAGGGGGCTACCGGCTGTCGGTACCCAGTGCGCAGGCGCAGCTTGTATTCAGTTTTGTGGGTTACCTGAAGCAGGAAATATCCGTCGGTTCCCAAACCTCGATAACCGTTACGCTGACGCCCGACGATCAGACCTTGAGCGAGGTGGTTGTGGTGGGCTATGGCTCCCAACGTCGGCAGGATATTACCTCGGCGGTGTCGGTTATTGGCATGAAAGATATTGGAGAACAACCCGCCAATAACCTCAACCAAGCCTTGCAGGGTAGGGCACCGGGGGTTGTGGTGAAGCAAAAAAGTGGTACACCGGGCGGAGCATTTGAGGTGCGGGTACGGGGGATCGGCTCGCTTGGGGCAGGTAGCGACCCGCTTTATGTGATTGACGGCTTTGCGGTGGGAACCTCGGTAGGGCAGAACCTGAACCCGAATGATGTAGAGAGCATCTCGATCTTGAAAGATGCGGCCTCAACAGCCATTTATGGGGCGCGGGGCTCCAACGGCGTTGTGCTGATTACGACTAAAAATGCCAAGGAAGGCAAGGTGGGTATCAACCTGTCGCTGGATTACGGCGTTCAGAATGTGCCCAGTTCGCGCCGGGTAAAAATGCTGAATGGAGTCGAGTTTGCTCAGTTTAAAAAGGATGTATTCATGGACGGAATCCGCTACTTCCAAAAGCGCGAACCGGCCATTGAAGAGGTGCCTATCGGATTCCGCTACCCCGAACAGACCAAGTACTCGACCGACTGGTTTGGCGAAATTCTGAATAACAACGCGCCGTACAGCGACATGAACCTGACGATCTCGTCGGGCAAAGGCCCCATTCGTTCGTTGTTATCGGTGGGGTATTACAAAGAGCAGGGCTCTATTATCAAAACCAACTACGACCGCTTCTCCGTCCGTAGCAACATGACGGGGCAGGTAAACAAGTTTCTGAACGTTGGCCTGAACGTAAATGGCTCATACACCCGTCAGAATGTGGCCAATACCGATGGCCGTAGTGCGCTCGTGGGTGGTGCCCTGCTTATGGACCCCCGTGAGCCGGTGCGTAACCCCGACGGATCACTACGCCCTTACATTGGCGGGGTCGACGGGGTATTTGGGTTTCCGAACCCGGTATTTGTGCTGAACAATGTTTCCCGCAAACGGAACATTTTTGATCTGCTGACCAACGCCTTCGCGGAGGTGTCGATTCTGAAAAATCTCCAGTTCCGCTCGTCGGTCAATGCCAAGATCAATTATAACACCTACCGCGAGTTTGTCCCGTCGACCATTGGCTTGTCGGTTGCTTCGGGAACGGCCGGTGCTCCACCCCGCATTGCGACGGCCGGCGAAACCACCGAGCAGCTCGCCAACTATTCGCTCGATCAACTGCTCACCTACACGCCCACTATTGGTACCGATCATAACCTGAATGCCCTGGTTGGTTTTACGGCTCAACAGGAGACCGTGCGGGGCTTGTCGGGTTCGGCCAATACCTTCCCCGACGATCTGGTGCCGTTTTTGGGCGCAGGCTCTATCCGGTCGTCAAACTCGTATGAATTTGGTTTTACGCTGCTGGCGTATCTGGCGCGGGTCAACTACTCATTCAAAGATCGCTATCTGGCGTCGGCTTCGTTTCGGCGGGAGGGAAGTTCGCGGTTTGGTACACAGAACAAGTACGGCGATTTCCCGGCGGCCTCGGTGGGCTGGCGTATTTCGGAGGAGCCTTTTATGCCTAAGTACGCCTGGCTGAACGACCTCAAGCTCCGCGCAAGCTGGGGCGTAACGGGTAACAATAACATTGGTAACTACCCAAGCCTCGCGTTTGTGGGGGCCAACAACTACATTCTCGACAATGCCTTTGCGCCGGGGAAAGTGGTTAGCTCGTTTGCCAACTCAGAACTGAAGTGGGAGAAATCGAATCAGCTGGATATCGGTATGGACTTGTCGCTGTTCAACAACAAGCTCAGTTTCACCTTCGAGTATTACAAGAAGATTACCAACGATATGCTGCTACCGATCTCGATACCGGCGGTGTCGGGTTTCACAACGAGTTTGGCTAATATCGGGAAAGTGCAAAACCGGGGTATTGAGCTGGGTGCCGATTACCGGACCAATATTGGAGCTATCAACTTCCGAACCAATGCCAACATTGCGTTCAACCGCAGCAAGATTTTGGCCATCAAAGGAGCCAACGACATGCTCTGGTACGGTAGTTTCTACGGTGGGTATAATGTGCAGAAGGTAGGTCGTCCAATCGGGATGATCTACGGGTACCGGAAGTTGGGCATTTTTAACACGCAGGCCGAAATCGACGCATCGCCCAAGCAGGACGGTGTGATTCCGGGCGGAATGAAGTTTGCCGATACCAACGGCGATGGCGTAATCACGTACGATACGCAGGACATGGTGGAGATTGGCAACCCCAACCCGGCCTTCACCTGGGGTTGGACTGTAGCGGCCGATTACCGTAAATTCGATCTGAATCTTTTGTTTCTGGGGGCGCACGACTTTGATATCTACCGCAATATCGAAGCCTCGACGATGAACATGGACGGGGTCTTTAACGTGCTCGACAAAGCCAAAGACCGGTGGCGCTCGCCCGAGAATCCCGGCTCAAACCCTACGGCCAAAAACTCGCAGGGGGGCACCAATTACTTCAAATGGTCGCGCGAGAGTAGCGAACGGTACGTGTACGACGGCAGCTATATCTGGCTCAAAACGGTTACGATTGGCTACACATTGCCCCGGCTCCGGTCGGTGCTGAGCGACGCCCGGATTTTTGTGTCGGCCAACAACCTGTTTCTATTCACCAAATACCCCGGCAATAACCCCGACGCGGGTGTACGGGGTGGTACCGAGCTGAACAATGATGATGAGTCGTATCCGGTTCCGCGGACGTTCGCAGTAGGTGCTAAGTTCAACTTCTAA